A genomic stretch from Marinimicrobium sp. C6131 includes:
- a CDS encoding MFS transporter: MNQKPQLSFWQIWNMSFGFLGIQFGFALQNANVSRIFQTLGAPIDDLAFLWLAAPVTGLLVQPIIGYMSDKTWNRLGRRRPYFLFGAIFASLALLYMPHSPTLWVAAGMLWILDASINISMEPFRAFVGDMLPDKQRTKGFAMQSFFIGIGAVVASLLPWIMTNWLGISNTAEPGIIPDSVIYSFWIGGAILLLAVLWTVIKTREYSPEELAAFEQFKAQQKQAAPVEVETRSSASYGAWGLAFVVAGALVAIAVYTFGLQKEVIVLAGLLGGVGVLQLVAGYMLRNGKTNNGVYQVAHDLFHMPRTMAQLAVVQFFSWFALFSMWIYATSAVTSYHYETLDTSSKLYNDGADWVGVLFGAYNGFAALAAIVIPLLARKLGRKGAHIVNLCLGAAGLISFIVIRDPAWLLVSMVGVGFAWASILSMPYAILSCSLPAHKMGVYMGIFNFFIVIPQIIAGSLLGLILNKLFGGEAIWVLVAGGVSFLVAAAATLIVNDEGVDA, translated from the coding sequence ATGAATCAAAAACCCCAACTCAGTTTTTGGCAGATCTGGAACATGAGTTTCGGATTTCTGGGCATTCAGTTTGGTTTTGCCCTGCAAAACGCCAATGTCAGTCGTATCTTTCAGACTCTCGGCGCCCCCATTGATGACCTGGCCTTTCTTTGGCTGGCGGCGCCGGTTACCGGCCTGCTGGTGCAGCCGATCATTGGCTATATGAGTGATAAAACCTGGAACCGGCTGGGCCGTCGCCGCCCCTATTTTCTGTTTGGCGCCATTTTTGCGAGTCTCGCCCTGCTGTACATGCCCCACTCCCCAACGCTGTGGGTGGCCGCCGGTATGCTCTGGATACTCGATGCGTCCATCAATATCTCCATGGAACCCTTCCGGGCCTTCGTCGGCGATATGCTGCCGGACAAGCAACGCACCAAAGGCTTTGCCATGCAGAGCTTTTTTATCGGCATCGGCGCCGTGGTGGCTTCGCTCCTGCCCTGGATCATGACCAACTGGTTGGGCATCAGTAATACCGCCGAGCCCGGTATCATTCCGGATTCGGTCATCTACTCGTTCTGGATCGGCGGCGCCATCCTGTTACTGGCGGTGCTCTGGACGGTGATCAAGACCCGTGAGTACAGCCCCGAAGAGCTGGCGGCGTTCGAACAATTCAAGGCGCAGCAGAAGCAGGCCGCACCGGTAGAGGTTGAAACCCGGTCCTCCGCTTCCTATGGCGCGTGGGGGCTGGCCTTTGTGGTGGCTGGTGCTCTGGTAGCGATTGCGGTGTACACCTTTGGGTTACAGAAAGAGGTGATTGTATTGGCCGGGCTTCTGGGGGGTGTCGGCGTACTGCAACTGGTGGCCGGTTATATGCTGCGCAATGGAAAAACCAACAATGGAGTCTATCAGGTAGCTCACGACCTCTTTCATATGCCCAGGACCATGGCCCAACTGGCGGTGGTTCAGTTCTTTTCCTGGTTTGCCCTGTTCTCCATGTGGATTTACGCCACCAGTGCGGTGACCAGCTATCACTACGAGACGCTCGACACTTCCTCCAAACTGTATAACGACGGCGCCGACTGGGTGGGGGTTCTGTTTGGTGCCTACAATGGTTTTGCGGCGCTGGCGGCGATCGTAATTCCGCTACTGGCGAGAAAGCTGGGCCGCAAAGGCGCACATATTGTGAACCTTTGCCTGGGCGCAGCGGGCCTGATTTCATTCATAGTCATTCGCGATCCGGCCTGGCTGCTGGTGTCCATGGTGGGCGTCGGGTTTGCCTGGGCGTCCATCCTGTCCATGCCCTACGCGATTCTCTCCTGCTCACTGCCGGCCCATAAAATGGGCGTTTACATGGGGATCTTCAATTTCTTTATCGTCATCCCGCAGATTATTGCCGGCAGCCTGCTGGGGCTGATACTGAACAAGCTGTTCGGCGGCGAGGCCATTTGGGTACTCGTGGCCGGCGGCGTATCGTTTCTGGTAGCCGCCGCCGCTACCCTGATTGTGAATGATGAAGGAGTCGACGCATGA
- a CDS encoding alpha-glucosidase family protein — MQTNPWWRGAVIYQVYPRSLMDSNADGIGDIPGIIDKLDYIASLGVDAIWVSPFFKSPMKDFGYDISDYRDIDPIFGNLDDFDRLIERAHAKGIKIIIDQVLSHTSDQHAWFEESRQCRDNPKADWYVWADPREDGTPPNNWLSIFGGCAWEWEPRREQYYLHNFLKSQPDLNFHNPEVRAEILDEIEFWLKKGVDGLRLDAITFCFHDQQLRDNPAKPKEERKGRGFSEDNPYAFQYHWYNNDRPENLQFLESVRELMDRYPGSVTLGEISSEDSLATMAEYTKGDKRLHTTYSFELLVEKFSTQYIRETVETLESRLGGGWPCWSIGNHDVRRVMTRWGGADKPDALAKLFNAMMLSLRGSACSYQGEELGLTEADIQQHELQDPYGITFWPRFKGRDGCRTPMPWQHDQHQAGFSTAPSTWLPIPEEHKARAVDIQNEDPNSVLNAYRTFINWRNDQPALRLGDIEFLNAPEGQMLFTRRHDDQSLLVAMNFTGQETTLALNGLSAGTALEGHGFIGARIEGRQVILPAYGAGYFQLDA; from the coding sequence ATGCAAACTAACCCTTGGTGGCGTGGCGCCGTCATTTATCAGGTTTACCCCCGCAGCCTGATGGACAGCAATGCCGACGGCATTGGTGACATTCCGGGCATCATCGACAAGCTGGATTACATTGCCAGCCTCGGGGTGGACGCCATCTGGGTATCCCCCTTTTTCAAGTCGCCCATGAAAGACTTCGGCTACGACATCAGCGACTACCGCGATATCGACCCTATTTTCGGCAATCTGGATGATTTTGACCGTCTTATCGAACGGGCTCACGCCAAGGGGATCAAGATCATCATCGATCAGGTGCTGAGCCACACCTCCGACCAGCACGCCTGGTTTGAAGAAAGCCGCCAGTGTCGCGACAACCCGAAAGCCGACTGGTATGTGTGGGCCGATCCCCGCGAAGACGGCACGCCGCCGAACAACTGGCTCTCCATCTTCGGCGGCTGCGCCTGGGAGTGGGAGCCCCGCCGCGAGCAGTATTATCTGCACAATTTCCTGAAAAGCCAGCCGGACCTGAACTTCCACAACCCGGAAGTGCGGGCCGAGATTCTCGATGAGATCGAGTTCTGGCTGAAGAAGGGTGTCGACGGGCTTCGCCTGGATGCGATCACGTTCTGCTTCCATGATCAGCAGCTGCGCGACAACCCCGCCAAACCCAAAGAAGAACGAAAAGGCCGCGGCTTTTCCGAGGACAACCCCTACGCGTTCCAGTACCACTGGTACAACAATGATCGACCGGAGAATCTGCAGTTCCTGGAGTCGGTTCGCGAGCTCATGGACCGCTACCCGGGCTCGGTCACACTCGGGGAGATCTCATCCGAGGACTCTTTGGCCACCATGGCCGAGTACACCAAAGGCGACAAGCGGCTGCATACCACCTACAGCTTTGAGCTGCTTGTGGAGAAGTTCAGCACACAGTACATCCGGGAAACGGTGGAAACCCTCGAGTCCCGATTGGGAGGAGGCTGGCCCTGCTGGTCCATTGGTAACCACGACGTGCGCCGGGTGATGACCCGCTGGGGCGGTGCCGACAAGCCGGATGCGCTGGCGAAACTGTTCAATGCCATGATGTTATCCCTGCGCGGCAGCGCCTGCAGCTACCAGGGGGAAGAGCTCGGTTTGACTGAAGCGGACATTCAGCAGCATGAGCTACAGGACCCTTACGGCATCACCTTCTGGCCACGCTTCAAGGGGCGCGACGGGTGTCGCACCCCGATGCCCTGGCAGCATGACCAACATCAGGCCGGCTTCTCTACCGCTCCCTCCACATGGCTGCCCATCCCCGAGGAACATAAGGCCCGGGCCGTGGATATACAGAACGAAGATCCGAACTCGGTGCTCAACGCTTATCGTACCTTTATTAATTGGCGCAATGACCAACCGGCGCTGCGACTGGGAGATATCGAATTCCTGAATGCACCGGAAGGGCAGATGCTGTTTACCCGGCGCCATGACGACCAGTCACTTCTGGTTGCCATGAACTTTACCGGTCAGGAAACCACCCTGGCGCTGAATGGTTTATCGGCGGGGACCGCACTTGAAGGGCATGGCTTCATCGGCGCACGGATTGAAGGTCGACAGGTCATCCTGCCCGCCTACGGCGCGGGCTACTT